A portion of the Acidisarcina polymorpha genome contains these proteins:
- a CDS encoding ATP-binding SpoIIE family protein phosphatase, whose amino-acid sequence MNHLTRKIPISETDLSQTGNARRQALSLAAIMEFDDLRQGQLAIIVTEAARNVAAHGGGGEILLSPWRQGNISGIDMHALDKGRGIRDIASALEDGFSTAGTPGNGLGAMSRLAGCFHIYSTPMHGTAVFARVLRTAHDMESELPAYGVSAIVLPYPGETVCGDAWSVDRAPGRSVYIVADGLGHGAAAAEAAQEAIRVFHLTASDSPTQILSEIHGALGKTRGAAVSVAEVLHDERVVNYAGAGNIVAAVASVRKTKNLVSMNGTVGHSVAKIQQFAYSWEEESALIMHSDGLATRWNVEQYPGLASRHPALTAGVLFRDFCRHRDDATILVSRI is encoded by the coding sequence ATGAACCACTTGACGCGGAAGATCCCAATCAGCGAAACCGATCTAAGCCAGACCGGTAATGCCCGCCGTCAGGCCTTGTCACTTGCCGCAATCATGGAGTTCGACGACCTCCGGCAGGGGCAGCTTGCCATTATTGTCACTGAGGCTGCGCGCAACGTGGCTGCTCACGGCGGTGGTGGTGAAATCCTGCTCTCGCCCTGGAGGCAGGGCAATATCTCGGGGATTGACATGCACGCCCTGGACAAAGGCAGGGGAATACGAGATATAGCTTCTGCGCTGGAAGATGGTTTTTCCACTGCGGGGACGCCGGGGAACGGCCTGGGGGCGATGTCGCGGCTGGCGGGCTGCTTTCACATCTATTCGACGCCAATGCACGGGACAGCGGTGTTCGCCCGGGTGCTGCGGACGGCCCACGACATGGAAAGCGAGTTGCCTGCTTACGGTGTCAGCGCGATTGTCCTGCCGTATCCCGGAGAGACGGTCTGCGGCGACGCCTGGAGCGTCGACCGGGCCCCCGGGCGCAGCGTCTATATAGTAGCCGATGGATTAGGGCATGGAGCGGCGGCCGCGGAGGCTGCGCAGGAGGCCATTCGCGTCTTCCACCTAACCGCATCCGACTCGCCTACACAGATCTTGAGCGAGATCCACGGCGCGCTTGGGAAGACCCGGGGGGCCGCGGTTTCGGTTGCCGAGGTGCTCCATGACGAGCGGGTGGTGAACTACGCCGGCGCGGGCAACATTGTCGCCGCTGTCGCTTCCGTCAGGAAAACCAAGAATCTGGTATCGATGAATGGGACGGTTGGTCACTCGGTCGCCAAGATTCAGCAGTTTGCTTACTCCTGGGAGGAAGAATCGGCGTTAATCATGCATTCCGATGGACTTGCGACGCGATGGAATGTAGAACAGTACCCAGGGCTGGCATCGCGCCATCCGGCTCTTACGGCAGGTGTGCTCTTCCGTGACTTCTGCCGTCATCGGGATGACGCAACAATCCTGGTTTCGCGGATTTAG
- a CDS encoding helix-turn-helix domain-containing protein produces the protein MRLVLDSYILDVLMRDLTEHEKRPSAFLVYLHVCRHSLAAGQRTVTLSHQQLAEGTGLSKSAVQGAVRLLKRRKLLSASMRNPTATPIYRVERPWARRKQG, from the coding sequence ATGCGACTTGTTCTGGACAGTTATATTCTTGACGTGCTGATGCGCGACCTCACCGAGCACGAGAAACGCCCGTCGGCCTTTCTTGTCTATCTTCATGTGTGCAGGCATAGCTTGGCTGCAGGCCAGCGGACGGTAACGTTGAGCCATCAGCAACTTGCCGAGGGCACGGGTTTATCGAAGTCCGCAGTGCAAGGGGCGGTGAGACTTCTGAAGCGGCGCAAGCTGTTGTCAGCCTCAATGAGGAATCCGACGGCTACTCCGATTTATCGGGTTGAACGCCCGTGGGCCCGGCGGAAGCAGGGCTGA
- a CDS encoding anti-sigma regulatory factor translates to MIFTGTVQKTETVPIQTSSDVVVVRQRVRVWTTEMKFSLVEQTKIVTAASELGRNTLEHGGGGSLELALLINGSRRGIRLRFSDQGPGIPDVALALRDGYTSGSGMGLGLGGSKRLMNEFEIETAPGVGTTITTVRWK, encoded by the coding sequence ATGATTTTTACGGGGACAGTACAGAAGACTGAAACGGTCCCTATCCAGACTTCCTCCGATGTAGTGGTGGTTCGGCAGCGGGTGCGGGTTTGGACGACCGAGATGAAATTCAGTCTGGTGGAGCAGACTAAGATCGTGACTGCGGCCAGCGAACTGGGCCGGAATACGCTGGAGCATGGGGGAGGGGGAAGCCTTGAATTGGCGCTGCTGATTAATGGGTCGCGGCGTGGGATTCGGCTTCGCTTTTCCGACCAGGGGCCGGGCATCCCGGATGTGGCCCTGGCGTTGAGGGACGGGTATACCTCCGGCTCGGGGATGGGCCTTGGCCTGGGTGGGAGCAAACGGCTGATGAACGAGTTTGAGATCGAGACGGCTCCTGGCGTGGGCACCACGATTACTACCGTTCGGTGGAAGTGA
- a CDS encoding STAS domain-containing protein: MERIPILRMGNYLLVTIQVDMHDKLALTLQDDLTNRISEVSAKGVLIDISSLEIVDSFIGRTLANIASMAKVLDAETVVVGMQPAVAITLVELGMSLPGIRTALNVESGMEYLRDAVANHEERDDFYGDSTED; this comes from the coding sequence ATGGAACGTATTCCGATTTTGCGGATGGGGAACTATCTGCTGGTCACGATCCAGGTAGATATGCACGATAAGCTGGCGTTGACCCTGCAAGACGACTTGACCAATCGGATCAGCGAGGTGAGTGCGAAGGGCGTGCTCATCGACATTTCTTCGCTAGAGATCGTCGATTCCTTTATAGGAAGGACGCTGGCGAATATCGCGTCGATGGCGAAGGTCCTGGATGCGGAGACGGTGGTCGTCGGCATGCAGCCTGCTGTGGCGATCACTTTGGTGGAATTGGGGATGTCCCTGCCTGGCATACGCACTGCTCTAAATGTGGAGTCCGGGATGGAATATCTGCGGGACGCGGTCGCAAACCACGAGGAGAGGGATGATTTTTACGGGGACAGTACAGAAGACTGA
- a CDS encoding VOC family protein encodes MIKAVKFVSIPVHDQEQALAFYTEKLGFQILTDQPFDEKQHWIELRIPGSETRVVLFTPPGHEDRIGTFSNVTFMTDDIDRTYQELTTRGVVFTAPPTKQPWGHFAKFQDADGNQFVLSTK; translated from the coding sequence ATGATCAAGGCAGTCAAATTTGTGAGCATTCCAGTCCATGACCAGGAGCAGGCCCTTGCCTTCTACACCGAGAAGCTTGGATTCCAGATCTTGACCGATCAGCCGTTCGACGAGAAGCAGCACTGGATAGAACTGCGTATCCCGGGCAGCGAAACCAGGGTAGTTTTATTTACACCTCCCGGCCATGAAGACCGGATCGGCACCTTCTCGAATGTGACATTCATGACCGACGACATCGATCGGACCTACCAGGAGCTGACCACCCGGGGAGTCGTCTTCACCGCGCCACCCACAAAGCAGCCCTGGGGCCATTTTGCTAAATTTCAGGACGCCGACGGCAATCAGTTTGTTCTTTCCACCAAGTGA
- a CDS encoding tetratricopeptide repeat protein, with protein sequence MAPQLLRFRDFELKVSSYELRRNGEPIKLERIPMELLILLVEQRGDLVSRETIIQRLWGSDTFLETEHSINTAINKLRGVLQDHPRQPAYIQTVVGKGYRFIAEVKVVEVQPSEPPLVELFSPSLSAPVVSAPEISTSNGATSTANLNPLPATKESLQEPTSNQTSADQPLRSENAQIPQSSAEPGLLANPGLPAGTEISVEPRLPADPGTPAGPELPTRPKAILWRQFAILFGFLAVFLPLIVYLLHRERSPTAKPPPPPAYQSVAVLPFVDLSPNSTKEYLVDGMTDELITLLAKGTSLRVISRTSTMQFKGAKKSLPEIASALNVDAVVEGSVTRSGGKMRIVAQLVDARKDQHLWAQTYERDEGEPLDNQDKVAADIALNVGERLTNRTPTIEQQTADPRARDLFLRGGYLWHQRTLQGLTRSISYYKQAIEIDPNFADAYAALGKAEVILSSYGGPGPSKSLLDARAAAERALELNPRLGEAHTVLAVVKLELDWDWNGAEAEFRQALELSPDDPTAHHWYALHLARMRRYPEARAQIQQALDLDPASVILRSDAAEIEYSAGDIPAALARVQSALELDENFAQAHLQLGKVYELQGKFPDALAEYQHAAQLFGNTPNALALIGHALAGLGRKTEAQAIADRLEAESKTRYVSAVDIAIVYCALGETDNAMRLLRSGLERRDKGMNILGSDPLFQGCESDPRFQDLLKQLKLR encoded by the coding sequence ATGGCTCCTCAGCTACTACGGTTTCGTGACTTTGAGCTCAAAGTCTCCAGCTACGAACTTCGGCGCAACGGTGAGCCGATCAAGCTGGAGCGTATCCCCATGGAGCTGCTCATCCTGCTCGTCGAGCAGCGCGGCGACCTGGTCAGCCGGGAGACCATCATCCAGCGGCTCTGGGGCAGCGACACCTTCCTCGAAACCGAACACAGTATCAATACTGCCATCAACAAATTGCGAGGAGTCCTTCAGGACCATCCCCGGCAGCCGGCCTACATCCAAACCGTAGTCGGCAAAGGGTATCGCTTCATCGCCGAGGTGAAAGTGGTGGAGGTCCAGCCATCCGAGCCCCCATTAGTAGAACTCTTCTCCCCAAGCTTGTCCGCCCCAGTGGTCTCCGCCCCCGAAATCTCGACCAGCAATGGCGCAACATCAACCGCCAACTTGAATCCCCTGCCCGCCACTAAAGAATCGCTCCAGGAGCCGACCAGCAACCAGACCTCCGCCGACCAGCCTCTTAGAAGCGAAAACGCCCAGATTCCGCAGTCAAGCGCCGAGCCTGGGCTCCTGGCCAATCCTGGGCTTCCGGCCGGTACTGAGATTTCCGTCGAACCTAGGCTTCCGGCCGATCCTGGAACACCGGCCGGTCCTGAGCTTCCAACGCGCCCGAAAGCTATTCTGTGGCGGCAATTCGCCATCTTGTTCGGATTTCTGGCCGTCTTCCTGCCACTCATCGTCTACCTCCTCCACCGTGAGAGGAGCCCCACAGCCAAGCCGCCCCCACCGCCGGCCTATCAGTCGGTCGCCGTGCTTCCCTTCGTCGACCTTTCGCCGAACTCCACCAAGGAATATCTCGTCGACGGAATGACCGACGAACTCATCACCCTGCTCGCCAAAGGCACCTCGCTGCGCGTGATCTCCAGGACATCCACGATGCAGTTCAAAGGCGCGAAGAAGTCCTTACCCGAGATCGCTTCGGCGCTGAATGTGGATGCAGTGGTTGAAGGATCGGTCACGCGATCCGGGGGGAAAATGCGGATCGTCGCCCAATTGGTCGATGCCCGCAAAGATCAGCATCTCTGGGCCCAGACCTACGAGAGGGATGAAGGCGAGCCCCTCGACAACCAGGACAAGGTCGCGGCCGATATCGCGTTGAACGTGGGAGAGCGGCTCACCAATCGAACCCCGACCATCGAGCAGCAGACCGCCGATCCCCGAGCCCGCGATCTCTTTTTGCGTGGCGGGTATCTGTGGCATCAACGGACGCTTCAGGGCCTCACCCGTTCGATCAGTTACTACAAGCAGGCCATCGAGATCGATCCAAATTTCGCGGATGCCTATGCTGCGCTAGGCAAGGCCGAGGTCATCCTAAGCTCCTACGGCGGCCCCGGACCTTCGAAGTCTCTCCTCGACGCCAGGGCTGCTGCTGAACGAGCTCTCGAACTCAATCCCCGCCTTGGGGAAGCCCATACCGTGCTCGCGGTCGTCAAGTTGGAACTGGATTGGGATTGGAATGGCGCCGAGGCAGAGTTTCGGCAGGCTTTAGAACTGAGCCCCGATGATCCTACCGCTCACCATTGGTATGCCTTGCACCTCGCCCGCATGCGGCGCTACCCGGAAGCCAGGGCCCAGATACAGCAGGCCCTCGATCTGGACCCGGCTTCCGTCATCCTGCGGTCCGATGCCGCCGAGATCGAATATTCCGCCGGCGACATCCCGGCAGCCTTGGCCCGGGTGCAAAGCGCCCTCGAACTCGATGAGAACTTCGCCCAGGCCCATCTCCAACTCGGAAAAGTATACGAGTTGCAGGGCAAGTTCCCCGACGCATTGGCCGAGTACCAGCACGCCGCTCAGCTCTTCGGCAATACCCCGAATGCCCTCGCGCTTATAGGACATGCACTTGCAGGCCTCGGCCGCAAGACCGAGGCACAAGCGATCGCGGACCGTCTTGAAGCAGAATCCAAAACCCGCTACGTCTCCGCAGTAGACATCGCCATCGTCTACTGCGCGCTCGGGGAAACCGACAATGCCATGCGGCTTCTGCGGTCCGGTCTCGAAAGACGTGACAAAGGCATGAACATCCTCGGCAGCGACCCGCTCTTTCAAGGATGCGAGAGTGACCCTCGATTTCAGGATCTTTTGAAGCAATTGAAGTTGCGCTGA
- a CDS encoding cupin domain-containing protein — protein sequence MRRRTFLKTAAAMLPCAGLHDVVSGYTHAEAAAPPTADSLHVVGAGEDRFRQPISTGFSTMLFKVATNETAGGLFLIEHKNLVNAGPALHLHVAQEEWFCVVEGRVAFQVGEQRFELGPGESVLAPRRVPHAFAGTGSTPAHMLIAFSPAGQMEACFRDGSSPHSAAERAAFFRRYGMEYVGPSPFNRP from the coding sequence ATGCGACGCCGAACGTTTCTGAAGACTGCGGCAGCCATGCTTCCGTGCGCAGGACTGCACGACGTAGTTAGCGGCTACACCCACGCCGAAGCCGCCGCGCCTCCAACGGCGGATTCGCTTCATGTCGTTGGCGCGGGTGAAGACCGGTTTCGCCAGCCTATTTCCACGGGCTTCAGCACGATGCTATTCAAAGTTGCCACCAATGAAACGGCCGGCGGGTTGTTCCTCATCGAGCATAAGAATCTGGTCAACGCCGGGCCGGCCCTACACTTGCACGTCGCCCAGGAAGAGTGGTTCTGCGTCGTTGAAGGAAGGGTTGCGTTTCAGGTAGGGGAGCAGAGATTTGAATTGGGGCCGGGCGAGTCGGTGCTCGCCCCGCGCCGAGTGCCGCATGCATTTGCCGGCACCGGCTCAACACCGGCGCACATGCTCATCGCTTTCAGCCCCGCAGGCCAGATGGAGGCATGTTTCCGGGATGGCAGCAGTCCGCACTCTGCTGCCGAACGAGCCGCGTTCTTTCGCCGCTATGGCATGGAATACGTTGGCCCCTCGCCGTTCAACAGGCCGTAG
- a CDS encoding purine-nucleoside phosphorylase, producing MPSNIFEQSAVAADYIRSQLTGTVSLPATAGPKIAIILGSGLAAFAEKVEDRVVIPYTAIPHFPHPTVIGHSGMLFIGTLQGVPVAVMQGRAHFYEGYTAAEVTFPIRVLKQLGIDTLIVTNAAGGIRSGLKQGELVLLADHINLTGTNPLIGPNEPRFGERFFDMTEPYSTRLRKLAITAAEQIGFTPSEGVYLAVSGPSFETAAEIRAFRTLGADLVGMSTVHEVIVARHMGIEVLGISCVTNLAAGIQGKPLDHHEVLDTGLQVQGQLAEWITSLVNLVASQ from the coding sequence ATGCCCTCCAACATCTTCGAACAATCCGCCGTCGCCGCCGACTACATCCGCTCCCAGCTGACCGGCACGGTCAGTCTCCCCGCGACGGCCGGTCCCAAGATCGCCATCATCCTTGGATCCGGCCTCGCTGCCTTCGCCGAAAAGGTCGAGGATCGGGTTGTCATTCCCTACACCGCCATCCCGCACTTCCCTCACCCAACCGTCATCGGCCACTCTGGCATGCTCTTCATCGGAACCCTACAAGGCGTTCCCGTCGCGGTCATGCAGGGCCGTGCGCATTTCTACGAGGGATACACGGCTGCCGAGGTCACCTTTCCCATCCGCGTTCTCAAGCAACTCGGAATTGACACCCTCATTGTCACCAATGCGGCCGGGGGCATTCGTTCCGGTCTCAAGCAGGGCGAGCTCGTCCTGCTCGCCGATCACATCAATCTCACTGGGACCAATCCCCTCATCGGCCCGAATGAACCCCGCTTCGGCGAACGTTTCTTTGACATGACCGAACCCTACTCGACGCGGCTCCGCAAGCTCGCCATTACCGCTGCCGAGCAGATCGGCTTTACTCCCTCCGAAGGCGTTTACCTCGCCGTCTCCGGGCCCAGCTTTGAAACCGCTGCCGAGATCCGCGCCTTCCGCACCCTCGGCGCCGATCTCGTCGGCATGTCCACCGTCCACGAAGTGATCGTCGCCCGCCACATGGGCATCGAGGTCCTCGGCATCTCCTGCGTCACCAACCTCGCCGCCGGCATCCAGGGAAAACCCCTCGATCATCACGAAGTGCTCGACACCGGACTTCAGGTGCAAGGGCAGTTAGCCGAATGGATAACTTCGCTCGTGAACTTAGTAGCCAGCCAATAA
- a CDS encoding type II toxin-antitoxin system HicA family toxin, whose product MSRTREQRSSCEAKKVLKALKRIGWNEVPRKSGSSHVRLIHKDYANPYIWSFSDSEELGPVMLAKIAKHTGLTEDDL is encoded by the coding sequence ATTTCTCGCACGCGTGAGCAGAGGTCGAGCTGCGAAGCCAAGAAAGTCTTAAAAGCTTTGAAGCGAATTGGCTGGAATGAGGTTCCCCGCAAGAGTGGCTCATCCCATGTGCGCTTGATCCACAAAGACTACGCTAATCCATACATATGGAGTTTTTCAGATTCCGAAGAGCTTGGCCCTGTCATGCTCGCGAAAATTGCGAAGCACACAGGGCTAACGGAAGATGACCTGTAA
- a CDS encoding STAS domain-containing protein produces the protein MSKLLSAIQQNQESVLNDWVQRLKTATRRRDLIGSRELEVEAAELLSAIVNVPPSTTLEDFNGAGWEPLKEMLANLSISRASLGFTPSETAVFVVSIKPSLFSLARQSAGGNTDEAFEEISVANEFVDKLALFTTDSYIHGRDQVITRQQEEMLELSTPVVTLWDGIVALPLIGTLDSARTQVVMESLLQAIVSTNSRFAIIDITGVPTVDTLVAQHLLKTITAARLMGAECILSGIRPQIAQTIVHLGINLEDVITKSKLSDAFRLALERSGRKVVRMEKTTESSLTNSRGI, from the coding sequence ATGAGCAAGCTCTTAAGTGCGATTCAACAGAATCAGGAATCCGTCCTGAATGACTGGGTACAACGGTTAAAAACGGCCACCCGGCGTAGAGATCTGATTGGCAGCCGGGAGTTGGAGGTTGAGGCGGCGGAGCTGCTGTCGGCGATCGTGAATGTCCCGCCGTCAACCACTCTTGAGGACTTCAATGGTGCAGGCTGGGAGCCATTGAAGGAGATGCTGGCGAATCTTTCAATTTCGCGCGCGAGCCTGGGGTTCACTCCGTCGGAGACGGCGGTGTTTGTGGTCTCGATAAAGCCATCGCTCTTTTCGCTAGCGCGTCAGAGCGCAGGCGGGAATACCGATGAGGCCTTCGAGGAGATTTCCGTCGCCAACGAGTTTGTCGATAAGCTCGCCCTGTTCACAACCGACAGCTACATCCATGGGCGGGACCAGGTGATCACCCGTCAGCAGGAAGAGATGCTGGAGCTTTCGACGCCGGTGGTCACGCTGTGGGACGGGATTGTGGCCCTCCCGCTCATAGGAACTTTAGATAGCGCCCGCACCCAGGTGGTCATGGAATCGCTGCTACAGGCCATCGTGAGCACCAACTCCCGGTTCGCGATCATCGACATTACTGGTGTACCGACAGTTGATACGCTGGTCGCCCAACACCTCCTGAAGACCATCACGGCGGCGCGTTTGATGGGCGCTGAATGCATTCTGAGTGGTATACGCCCGCAAATTGCGCAAACCATCGTCCACCTGGGAATCAACCTGGAAGACGTGATCACCAAGTCGAAGCTCTCCGATGCGTTCCGCCTGGCGCTTGAACGCAGCGGGCGGAAGGTGGTGCGGATGGAAAAGACCACTGAATCGTCTCTCACCAATTCGCGGGGGATCTAA
- a CDS encoding ATP-binding protein, whose protein sequence is MNDPQAFPILTLRLRHERHVVQARQRAREIAALLGFEHQEQIRLATATSELARNAFRYAVNGLVEFSVGVNSPQSLYVSVSDSGPGIKNLREILDGKYVSHSGLGRGIIGTKKLMDEFEIETSGHGTCVRAGKLLPGTAPQITAERARRLAAELGRVEASDPFEEIERQNQELLKTLADLREKQEQLVALNRELEDTNRGVVALYAELDQNAEDVRRVSDLKTSFLSNLSHEFRTPLNSITSLCQMLIGRVDGDLSSEQAKQVHYIHKSAAELTELVNDLLDIAKVEAGKIDIKPRHFEVPDLLGALRGMLKPLLTGNTVELIFDAEPDLPPLYTDEGKLSQVLRNLISNALKFTRIGYVRVSASLADEETILFQVADTGIGIAPEDQGRIFQEFVQIENDLQTRVKGTGLGLPLSKRLTELLGGTIGVESQFGAGSTFHVSLPIRYGKEQEPLTEVPDLVSPATGPCILFVEDNREARFVYESSLKTTNYHLLFAQNIPEARAVLKLNKPSIIALDRFIEGLDCLFFIQELRTRGYTGPIVVISVVDDERAVLAAGANRFLVKPISSFRLANTFRELLGEESPDTVLLADDDEITRYLLGDALGRLGYNVVEARNGREAIRIVGTSKLNGMFLDIVMPDLTGFEVLRELRRMPAAGAIPVIVHTSKELSTRELDDLIGFGAIFYPKQEFSSDDGTRKLKEVLASAGIGQ, encoded by the coding sequence ATGAACGACCCGCAGGCGTTTCCTATCCTGACACTTCGCCTCCGACACGAACGGCACGTGGTCCAGGCGCGCCAGCGGGCCCGCGAGATCGCCGCGCTGCTGGGCTTCGAGCACCAGGAGCAGATCCGGCTCGCGACGGCGACCTCCGAATTGGCGCGCAATGCCTTCCGTTATGCCGTGAATGGCCTGGTCGAGTTTTCGGTCGGCGTGAATTCCCCTCAGAGCTTGTATGTCTCGGTCAGCGACTCGGGACCGGGCATCAAGAACCTGCGGGAGATTCTAGACGGAAAGTATGTCTCCCACAGCGGCCTGGGGAGAGGCATTATCGGCACGAAGAAGTTAATGGACGAGTTTGAGATTGAGACTTCCGGGCATGGAACCTGCGTGCGCGCCGGCAAGCTCTTACCAGGTACCGCGCCTCAAATCACTGCCGAACGCGCCCGGCGTCTCGCTGCCGAGCTGGGCAGAGTTGAAGCAAGCGATCCATTCGAAGAGATTGAACGCCAGAATCAGGAGCTGCTCAAGACCCTCGCCGACCTTCGCGAGAAGCAGGAGCAACTGGTGGCCTTGAACCGCGAGCTGGAAGACACCAATCGCGGAGTCGTGGCGCTTTATGCGGAACTCGATCAAAACGCGGAGGACGTGCGGCGAGTCTCCGACTTGAAGACCAGCTTTCTCTCCAACCTGTCGCACGAATTCCGCACACCGCTGAACTCGATCACGTCCTTATGCCAGATGCTGATCGGGCGCGTCGATGGAGACTTGTCGAGCGAGCAGGCAAAGCAGGTCCACTATATCCATAAATCCGCCGCCGAACTCACCGAACTGGTGAACGATTTACTTGATATAGCCAAGGTGGAAGCGGGCAAGATCGACATCAAGCCCAGGCATTTCGAGGTTCCGGACCTGCTGGGCGCTTTGCGCGGCATGTTGAAGCCGCTCTTGACGGGCAACACCGTGGAGCTGATTTTCGATGCCGAACCGGATTTGCCGCCGCTCTACACCGATGAGGGGAAGCTCTCGCAGGTCCTTCGCAACCTGATCTCCAACGCTTTGAAATTCACGAGGATCGGCTATGTCCGAGTGTCCGCCAGCTTGGCCGATGAGGAGACGATCCTCTTTCAGGTTGCCGACACGGGCATCGGCATAGCTCCAGAGGACCAAGGAAGGATCTTTCAGGAGTTCGTGCAGATCGAGAACGACTTGCAGACAAGAGTCAAAGGTACCGGCCTTGGACTTCCGCTCTCGAAGCGGTTGACGGAGCTACTGGGGGGGACGATCGGGGTGGAGAGCCAATTCGGCGCCGGTTCGACGTTCCATGTGAGCCTGCCGATTCGTTATGGCAAGGAACAGGAGCCGTTGACTGAGGTCCCGGATTTGGTCTCCCCTGCAACTGGTCCGTGCATTCTTTTTGTCGAGGACAACCGGGAGGCGAGGTTTGTCTACGAGTCCTCGTTAAAGACGACCAACTATCATCTGCTCTTCGCGCAGAATATCCCGGAAGCCCGGGCTGTATTGAAACTGAACAAGCCTTCGATCATCGCTCTCGATCGTTTCATCGAGGGGCTGGACTGCCTGTTTTTCATTCAGGAATTAAGAACACGCGGCTACACCGGTCCCATCGTCGTCATCAGCGTGGTCGACGATGAAAGGGCAGTATTGGCCGCGGGAGCCAACCGCTTTCTAGTTAAACCCATCTCTTCTTTCAGGTTGGCCAATACTTTCCGGGAGCTGCTCGGTGAGGAGTCTCCTGACACCGTCCTGCTTGCCGACGACGACGAGATCACTCGTTATCTGCTCGGGGACGCGCTTGGGAGACTTGGCTATAACGTCGTGGAAGCGAGAAATGGGAGGGAAGCCATCCGGATCGTAGGCACAAGCAAATTGAATGGCATGTTTCTCGACATTGTCATGCCCGACTTGACCGGCTTCGAGGTACTTCGGGAATTGAGGCGCATGCCCGCTGCCGGGGCTATCCCGGTCATCGTTCATACGTCGAAGGAGTTGTCCACTCGCGAGTTGGATGACCTCATAGGGTTTGGCGCGATCTTCTATCCCAAACAAGAGTTCAGCAGCGACGACGGTACGAGAAAGCTGAAAGAGGTGCTCGCGTCGGCAGGAATCGGGCAGTGA
- a CDS encoding type II toxin-antitoxin system HicB family antitoxin, which produces MEEFEITFDREEDGRWIAEIEALPGVMAYGSTQAEAESKVKAIALRVVAAQIEEGRALTSEVHFSHA; this is translated from the coding sequence GTGGAAGAATTTGAGATAACGTTTGACCGGGAAGAGGATGGACGCTGGATAGCCGAGATCGAGGCGCTTCCGGGTGTCATGGCCTATGGATCTACCCAGGCTGAGGCTGAATCAAAGGTAAAGGCAATTGCGCTGCGTGTGGTTGCTGCCCAGATAGAAGAGGGGAGGGCCTTGACTTCAGAGGTCCATTTCTCGCACGCGTGA